One part of the Nymphaea colorata isolate Beijing-Zhang1983 chromosome 8, ASM883128v2, whole genome shotgun sequence genome encodes these proteins:
- the LOC116258969 gene encoding senescence-associated carboxylesterase 101-like isoform X2, protein MEASWKFSGGVAKANLILSSTRILHRAWEFISQIQQSPRSISFAIRELPRFTILAFNSPSRRQDVLPNLESLVDSHPLSFLITKDNPSVALDSFPLSTFCTLLKRPDLTDKLKTLTAKNQPRLIVVGHAEGGAVAALFTLWLLKNRSSAALPLCITYGSPFIGNKGLQTAIGKMEQSKSQFWHVLSLDDPVISSCGFLESAELQFKPFGTYLLLSESGYACIDDPDSVIELLRSADSAQTEPKDYGAMLQQQEQSTKYRKCNVLLTPSYDSQKVDLALQLQTLEIGNNQQQGEDALLQAMEKRHRSEWKKPTHNPKKLNNMKKKMAQLEWFMKFCKKGGYNYYDYYKRSQTFGREEVNVRTDIKTFLVDYWEKEVKKVENKPQTQEAPFRDSWLFGGNNCRRMVEPLHIAEYYTKGGKDYLKHREPHFAKLEGWEQADSAKKEKTGAAPMKEEPKGKSAPPNVTHDSCFWAHVEEAALKLPDLENGGEAKKEEIRQELREFEDYVMKLVNDYWLSPDAFFEGSSFMVWWRRYWEMLQRVEPDSDRDSRPFIVFMSKDGYLNYVNSAQ, encoded by the exons ATGGAAGCATCGTGGAAGTTCAGTGGTGGAGTGGCGAAGGCCAATCTGATACTGTCCAGTACTCGGATCCTCCACCGAGCGTGGGAGTTCATCTCACAGATCCAACAATCTCCCAGATCAATCAGCTTCGCCATCAGGGAGCTTCCCCGCTTCACGATCCTCGCCTTCAATTCACCGAGTCGACGGCAAGACGTGCTGCCAAATCTCGAGTCACTGGTTGACTCCCATCCTCTGAGCTTCCTCATCACCAAGGATAACCCCTCCGTTGCTCTCGACAGCTTCCCTCTTTCCACTTTCTGCACACTCTTAAAACGCCCAGATCTCACAGACAAG CTTAAGACACTAACCGCCAAAAATCAACCAAGGCTCATAGTTGTTGGTCACGCGGAAGGGGGAGCAGTGGCTGCCTTATTCACGCTATGGCTTCTGAAGAACAGGTCCTCCGCAGCACTGCCCTTATGCATCACCTATGGATCCCCTTTTATTGGAAACAAAGGACTCCAGACAGCCATTGGCAAGATGGAGCAATCGAAGTCTCAATTCTGGCACGTCCTCAGTCTTGACGATCCCGTAATTTCCTCCTGCGGCTTCCTTGAATCAGCCGAACTACAGTTCAAACCTTTTGGCACCTATCTTCTCTTATCAGAATCAGGTTATGCTTGTATCGATGACCCCGATTCGGTAATCGAGCTGTTGAGATCAGCAGATTCAGCTCAAACGGAACCCAAGGATTATGGAGCCATGCTTCAGCAACAAGAGCAGAGCACCAAATACAGAAAATGCAACGTTCTGCTCACTCCTTCCTATGACAGTCAAAAAGTGGATTTGGCTCTTCAATTACAAACATTGGAAATTGGCAACAATCAGCAG CAGGGTGAGGATGCCCTTCTTCAAGCAATGGAGAAAAGGCACAGAAGCGAATGGAAGAAACCGACTCACAACCCGAAGAAGCTcaataacatgaaaaagaaaatggccCAACTTGAGTGGTTCATGAAATTCTGCAAGAAAGGAGGCTACAACTACTATGATTATTACAAGAGATCACAGACCTTTGGACGTGAAGAAGTAAACGTTCGGACTGATATCAAGACCTTCCTTGTCGACTACTGGGAGAAGGAGGTGAAGAAAGTAGAAAACAAGCCACAAACACAAGAAGCTCCGTTCCGAGACAGTTGGCTCTTCGGAGGAAACAACTGCAGAAGGATGGTGGAGCCTCTGCACATTGCTGAATACTACACAAAAGGTGGTAAGGACTATCTGAAACACAGAGAGCCTCACTTTGCAAAGCTGGAGGGTTGGGAACAAGCGGATTCTGCAAAGAAGGAGAAGACGGGCGCCGCTCCAATGAAGGAGGAGCCGAAGGGGAAGAGCGCGCCTCCCAACGTCACGCACGACTCGTGCTTCTGGGCTCACGTGGAGGAGGCAGCGCTCAAGTTGCCTGATCTCGAAAATGGTGGGGAGGCCAAGAAGGAAGAGATAAGGCAAGAATTGAGAGAGTTTGAAGACTACGTCATGAAACTGGTGAACGACTATTGGTTGTCGCCTGATGCTTTCTTTGAGGGAAGCTCATTCATGGTGTGGTGGCGACGCTACTGGGAGATGTTACAGAGGGTAGAACCAGATTCTGATCGAGATTCCCGCCCGTTTATTGTTTTCATGAGCAAAGACGGATATCTCAATTACGTAAATTCAGCTCAGTGA
- the LOC116258969 gene encoding senescence-associated carboxylesterase 101-like isoform X1: protein MEASWKFSGGVAKANLILSSTRILHRAWEFISQIQQSPRSISFAIRELPRFTILAFNSPSRRQDVLPNLESLVDSHPLSFLITKDNPSVALDSFPLSTFCTLLKRPDLTDKLKTLTAKNQPRLIVVGHAEGGAVAALFTLWLLKNRSSAALPLCITYGSPFIGNKGLQTAIGKMEQSKSQFWHVLSLDDPVISSCGFLESAELQFKPFGTYLLLSESGYACIDDPDSVIELLRSADSAQTEPKDYGAMLQQQEQSTKYRKCNVLLTPSYDSQKVDLALQLQTLEIGNNQQKQGEDALLQAMEKRHRSEWKKPTHNPKKLNNMKKKMAQLEWFMKFCKKGGYNYYDYYKRSQTFGREEVNVRTDIKTFLVDYWEKEVKKVENKPQTQEAPFRDSWLFGGNNCRRMVEPLHIAEYYTKGGKDYLKHREPHFAKLEGWEQADSAKKEKTGAAPMKEEPKGKSAPPNVTHDSCFWAHVEEAALKLPDLENGGEAKKEEIRQELREFEDYVMKLVNDYWLSPDAFFEGSSFMVWWRRYWEMLQRVEPDSDRDSRPFIVFMSKDGYLNYVNSAQ from the exons ATGGAAGCATCGTGGAAGTTCAGTGGTGGAGTGGCGAAGGCCAATCTGATACTGTCCAGTACTCGGATCCTCCACCGAGCGTGGGAGTTCATCTCACAGATCCAACAATCTCCCAGATCAATCAGCTTCGCCATCAGGGAGCTTCCCCGCTTCACGATCCTCGCCTTCAATTCACCGAGTCGACGGCAAGACGTGCTGCCAAATCTCGAGTCACTGGTTGACTCCCATCCTCTGAGCTTCCTCATCACCAAGGATAACCCCTCCGTTGCTCTCGACAGCTTCCCTCTTTCCACTTTCTGCACACTCTTAAAACGCCCAGATCTCACAGACAAG CTTAAGACACTAACCGCCAAAAATCAACCAAGGCTCATAGTTGTTGGTCACGCGGAAGGGGGAGCAGTGGCTGCCTTATTCACGCTATGGCTTCTGAAGAACAGGTCCTCCGCAGCACTGCCCTTATGCATCACCTATGGATCCCCTTTTATTGGAAACAAAGGACTCCAGACAGCCATTGGCAAGATGGAGCAATCGAAGTCTCAATTCTGGCACGTCCTCAGTCTTGACGATCCCGTAATTTCCTCCTGCGGCTTCCTTGAATCAGCCGAACTACAGTTCAAACCTTTTGGCACCTATCTTCTCTTATCAGAATCAGGTTATGCTTGTATCGATGACCCCGATTCGGTAATCGAGCTGTTGAGATCAGCAGATTCAGCTCAAACGGAACCCAAGGATTATGGAGCCATGCTTCAGCAACAAGAGCAGAGCACCAAATACAGAAAATGCAACGTTCTGCTCACTCCTTCCTATGACAGTCAAAAAGTGGATTTGGCTCTTCAATTACAAACATTGGAAATTGGCAACAATCAGCAG AAGCAGGGTGAGGATGCCCTTCTTCAAGCAATGGAGAAAAGGCACAGAAGCGAATGGAAGAAACCGACTCACAACCCGAAGAAGCTcaataacatgaaaaagaaaatggccCAACTTGAGTGGTTCATGAAATTCTGCAAGAAAGGAGGCTACAACTACTATGATTATTACAAGAGATCACAGACCTTTGGACGTGAAGAAGTAAACGTTCGGACTGATATCAAGACCTTCCTTGTCGACTACTGGGAGAAGGAGGTGAAGAAAGTAGAAAACAAGCCACAAACACAAGAAGCTCCGTTCCGAGACAGTTGGCTCTTCGGAGGAAACAACTGCAGAAGGATGGTGGAGCCTCTGCACATTGCTGAATACTACACAAAAGGTGGTAAGGACTATCTGAAACACAGAGAGCCTCACTTTGCAAAGCTGGAGGGTTGGGAACAAGCGGATTCTGCAAAGAAGGAGAAGACGGGCGCCGCTCCAATGAAGGAGGAGCCGAAGGGGAAGAGCGCGCCTCCCAACGTCACGCACGACTCGTGCTTCTGGGCTCACGTGGAGGAGGCAGCGCTCAAGTTGCCTGATCTCGAAAATGGTGGGGAGGCCAAGAAGGAAGAGATAAGGCAAGAATTGAGAGAGTTTGAAGACTACGTCATGAAACTGGTGAACGACTATTGGTTGTCGCCTGATGCTTTCTTTGAGGGAAGCTCATTCATGGTGTGGTGGCGACGCTACTGGGAGATGTTACAGAGGGTAGAACCAGATTCTGATCGAGATTCCCGCCCGTTTATTGTTTTCATGAGCAAAGACGGATATCTCAATTACGTAAATTCAGCTCAGTGA
- the LOC116258969 gene encoding senescence-associated carboxylesterase 101-like isoform X3 yields the protein MEASWKFSGGVAKANLILSSTRILHRAWEFISQIQQSPRSISFAIRELPRFTILAFNSPSRRQDVLPNLESLVDSHPLSFLITKDNPSVALDSFPLSTFCTLLKRPDLTDKLKTLTAKNQPRLIVVGHAEGGAVAALFTLWLLKNRSSAALPLCITYGSPFIGNKGLQTAIGKMEQSKSQFWHVLSLDDPVISSCGFLESAELQFKPFGTYLLLSESGYACIDDPDSVIELLRSADSAQTEPKDYGAMLQQQEQSTKYRKCNVLLTPSYDSQKVDLALQLQTLEIGNNQQGEDALLQAMEKRHRSEWKKPTHNPKKLNNMKKKMAQLEWFMKFCKKGGYNYYDYYKRSQTFGREEVNVRTDIKTFLVDYWEKEVKKVENKPQTQEAPFRDSWLFGGNNCRRMVEPLHIAEYYTKGGKDYLKHREPHFAKLEGWEQADSAKKEKTGAAPMKEEPKGKSAPPNVTHDSCFWAHVEEAALKLPDLENGGEAKKEEIRQELREFEDYVMKLVNDYWLSPDAFFEGSSFMVWWRRYWEMLQRVEPDSDRDSRPFIVFMSKDGYLNYVNSAQ from the exons ATGGAAGCATCGTGGAAGTTCAGTGGTGGAGTGGCGAAGGCCAATCTGATACTGTCCAGTACTCGGATCCTCCACCGAGCGTGGGAGTTCATCTCACAGATCCAACAATCTCCCAGATCAATCAGCTTCGCCATCAGGGAGCTTCCCCGCTTCACGATCCTCGCCTTCAATTCACCGAGTCGACGGCAAGACGTGCTGCCAAATCTCGAGTCACTGGTTGACTCCCATCCTCTGAGCTTCCTCATCACCAAGGATAACCCCTCCGTTGCTCTCGACAGCTTCCCTCTTTCCACTTTCTGCACACTCTTAAAACGCCCAGATCTCACAGACAAG CTTAAGACACTAACCGCCAAAAATCAACCAAGGCTCATAGTTGTTGGTCACGCGGAAGGGGGAGCAGTGGCTGCCTTATTCACGCTATGGCTTCTGAAGAACAGGTCCTCCGCAGCACTGCCCTTATGCATCACCTATGGATCCCCTTTTATTGGAAACAAAGGACTCCAGACAGCCATTGGCAAGATGGAGCAATCGAAGTCTCAATTCTGGCACGTCCTCAGTCTTGACGATCCCGTAATTTCCTCCTGCGGCTTCCTTGAATCAGCCGAACTACAGTTCAAACCTTTTGGCACCTATCTTCTCTTATCAGAATCAGGTTATGCTTGTATCGATGACCCCGATTCGGTAATCGAGCTGTTGAGATCAGCAGATTCAGCTCAAACGGAACCCAAGGATTATGGAGCCATGCTTCAGCAACAAGAGCAGAGCACCAAATACAGAAAATGCAACGTTCTGCTCACTCCTTCCTATGACAGTCAAAAAGTGGATTTGGCTCTTCAATTACAAACATTGGAAATTGGCAACAATCAGCAG GGTGAGGATGCCCTTCTTCAAGCAATGGAGAAAAGGCACAGAAGCGAATGGAAGAAACCGACTCACAACCCGAAGAAGCTcaataacatgaaaaagaaaatggccCAACTTGAGTGGTTCATGAAATTCTGCAAGAAAGGAGGCTACAACTACTATGATTATTACAAGAGATCACAGACCTTTGGACGTGAAGAAGTAAACGTTCGGACTGATATCAAGACCTTCCTTGTCGACTACTGGGAGAAGGAGGTGAAGAAAGTAGAAAACAAGCCACAAACACAAGAAGCTCCGTTCCGAGACAGTTGGCTCTTCGGAGGAAACAACTGCAGAAGGATGGTGGAGCCTCTGCACATTGCTGAATACTACACAAAAGGTGGTAAGGACTATCTGAAACACAGAGAGCCTCACTTTGCAAAGCTGGAGGGTTGGGAACAAGCGGATTCTGCAAAGAAGGAGAAGACGGGCGCCGCTCCAATGAAGGAGGAGCCGAAGGGGAAGAGCGCGCCTCCCAACGTCACGCACGACTCGTGCTTCTGGGCTCACGTGGAGGAGGCAGCGCTCAAGTTGCCTGATCTCGAAAATGGTGGGGAGGCCAAGAAGGAAGAGATAAGGCAAGAATTGAGAGAGTTTGAAGACTACGTCATGAAACTGGTGAACGACTATTGGTTGTCGCCTGATGCTTTCTTTGAGGGAAGCTCATTCATGGTGTGGTGGCGACGCTACTGGGAGATGTTACAGAGGGTAGAACCAGATTCTGATCGAGATTCCCGCCCGTTTATTGTTTTCATGAGCAAAGACGGATATCTCAATTACGTAAATTCAGCTCAGTGA